From Selenomonas sp. AB3002, one genomic window encodes:
- a CDS encoding aminodeoxychorismate/anthranilate synthase component II, with amino-acid sequence MILLLDNYDSFTYNVYQLLSELGAEVEVIRHDKITVDEIRRKGYEAMVISPGPGVPKDAGISEEAVRELGKDLPILGICLGHQAIGEVYGGKVVRAGEIVHGKPSPIHHNGKGLYEGLPQDTPVARYHSLIVERESLPDCLEVTSELSDGIIMGLRHREYPVEGIQFHPESILTPEGHRMLQNFLGQLKKM; translated from the coding sequence GTGATATTGCTTTTAGATAACTACGATTCCTTCACTTACAATGTATATCAGCTGCTTTCGGAACTGGGGGCGGAGGTAGAGGTCATCCGCCACGACAAGATCACGGTGGATGAAATCCGCAGGAAAGGCTATGAGGCCATGGTCATCTCCCCCGGTCCCGGGGTGCCAAAGGACGCAGGCATCAGCGAGGAGGCTGTCCGTGAGCTGGGGAAGGACTTGCCCATCCTGGGCATCTGCCTGGGTCATCAGGCCATTGGCGAGGTATACGGCGGCAAGGTGGTGCGGGCTGGCGAGATCGTCCATGGCAAGCCGTCTCCCATCCATCATAATGGCAAGGGCCTCTATGAAGGTCTGCCCCAGGATACGCCTGTGGCCCGCTATCATTCTCTGATAGTGGAGAGGGAAAGCCTGCCGGACTGCCTGGAAGTCACCAGCGAGCTCTCTGATGGCATCATCATGGGGCTCAGGCACAGGGAATATCCGGTGGAGGGCATCCAGTTCCACCCGGAATCCATCCTCACACCAGAGGGGCACAGGATGCTGCAGAACTTCCTTGGGCAACTTAAGAAAATGTAA
- the trpE gene encoding anthranilate synthase component I, with amino-acid sequence MELKPSREEFVSMSERANLIALSTEINMDMDTPVSVYAKLVEGSRGYILESVDTTHQQFGRYSFIGAEPFVRLQVFKDHLMVQQDDVMRCIQGEPVAALKEYMREFRPLLTDELPLVNGGLVGYFNYEIAAVFDRVRGLSIGENEILGQFMICRLLVVFDALKNSARLVYLAESQGREAAEAYDEAVARMEEVVKCLEGPVPRTAAEEKQREQKLDFQALYGQAPKDFLEAIGKAKEHIFAGDIFQVVPSRQFRASITKPCFHFYRRLRQVNPSPYMFYLDFGPVKLVGASPEMLVKVAGRTVYTYPIAGTRRRGGSLREDEALSVELKADEKECAEHSMLVDLARNDLGRISEAGTVRVTKLKEVEYFSHVMHMVSEVQGKLRQEYAPMDVLRATFPAGTVSGAPKLRAMEIINELEPVRRGSYSGTVGYMDFAGNMDMCITLRTMRIEKDREAVIQSGAGIVADSVPEKEYQEILQKSRALFEVVEEVENGDIAFR; translated from the coding sequence ATGGAGCTGAAGCCTTCAAGAGAAGAATTCGTAAGCATGTCTGAAAGGGCAAATCTCATTGCCCTTTCTACGGAAATAAATATGGATATGGATACCCCGGTATCGGTCTATGCCAAGCTGGTGGAGGGCAGCCGGGGATATATCCTGGAGTCGGTGGATACCACCCACCAGCAGTTCGGCAGGTACTCCTTCATAGGAGCGGAGCCCTTCGTGCGTCTCCAGGTCTTCAAGGACCACCTCATGGTGCAGCAGGACGATGTCATGCGCTGCATACAGGGGGAGCCGGTGGCGGCTCTGAAGGAGTATATGAGGGAGTTCCGTCCCCTGCTGACAGATGAACTGCCCTTGGTGAACGGGGGACTGGTAGGCTATTTCAACTACGAGATAGCCGCTGTCTTTGACCGGGTGCGGGGCCTCTCCATTGGGGAAAATGAGATTCTGGGCCAGTTCATGATCTGCCGCCTGCTGGTGGTCTTTGATGCTCTGAAGAACTCTGCCAGGTTAGTGTATCTGGCAGAGTCCCAGGGCAGGGAAGCGGCGGAGGCCTACGACGAAGCTGTCGCTCGCATGGAAGAGGTGGTGAAATGCCTGGAGGGGCCTGTGCCCCGTACTGCTGCAGAAGAAAAGCAGAGGGAGCAGAAGCTGGACTTCCAGGCTCTCTATGGTCAGGCACCAAAGGATTTCCTGGAGGCTATCGGCAAGGCCAAGGAGCATATCTTTGCCGGGGATATCTTTCAGGTAGTGCCTTCCCGGCAGTTCCGGGCGTCCATCACCAAGCCCTGCTTCCATTTCTACCGCAGGCTGCGTCAGGTGAATCCCTCTCCCTATATGTTCTATCTGGACTTCGGCCCGGTGAAGCTGGTGGGAGCGTCTCCAGAGATGCTGGTGAAGGTGGCGGGGAGGACGGTCTATACGTATCCAATTGCAGGTACCAGGCGCAGGGGAGGCAGCCTCAGGGAGGACGAGGCGCTTTCTGTTGAGCTGAAGGCCGACGAAAAGGAATGTGCTGAGCATTCCATGCTGGTGGACCTGGCCCGCAACGATCTGGGCCGCATCAGCGAGGCTGGCACTGTGCGGGTGACGAAGCTGAAGGAAGTGGAATACTTCAGCCATGTCATGCACATGGTATCAGAAGTGCAGGGAAAGCTCAGGCAGGAGTACGCTCCCATGGATGTGCTGCGGGCTACCTTTCCTGCAGGCACCGTCAGCGGGGCGCCGAAGCTCCGGGCCATGGAGATCATCAATGAACTGGAGCCTGTGCGGCGTGGGTCCTATTCCGGCACTGTGGGCTATATGGACTTTGCCGGGAATATGGACATGTGCATCACTTTGCGCACCATGCGCATCGAAAAGGACAGGGAAGCGGTCATTCAGTCCGGTGCGGGCATTGTGGCTGATTCCGTGCCGGAGAAGGAATATCAGGAAATCCTGCAGAAGTCCAGGGCGCTCTTTGAAGTAGTGGAGGAGGTGGAAAACGGTGATATTGCTTTTAGATAA